From one Triticum urartu cultivar G1812 chromosome 3, Tu2.1, whole genome shotgun sequence genomic stretch:
- the LOC125546189 gene encoding gamma-secretase subunit APH1-like produces MTVAAGVGYALIALGPAFSLFAGVIARKPFLVLTLLSSTLFWLISLIVLSGIWRGFLPLKSGVWWPYVILILTSVAFQEGTRLVFWRLYKKMEEMLDAFADRISKPRLCLTDKMLISLAGGLGHGLAHAVFFCLSLLTPAFGQATFYVERCSRMPFFLVSAIIALGFLVIHTSLMVIAFNGYGERKKRDQIFVPVVHLIAAVMTLINLVPGGCLVGTPLLCITAAMTLYYSWQVVGQRITEHQHRQS; encoded by the exons atgacggtggcggcgggggtgGGCTACGCGCTCATCGCGCTGGGCCCCGCTTTCTCCCTCTTCGCCGGCGTCATCGCCAGGAAGCCCTTCCTCGTCCTCACCCTCCTCTCCAG CACGTTGTTTTGGCTTATAAGTTTGATCGTCCTCTCGGGAATATGGAGGGGGTTTCTTCCTCTAAAATCAGGAGTGTGGTGGCCATATGTCATTTTGATCCTTACATCTGTTGCATTTCAAGAAGGCACCCGTCTTGTGTTCTGGAGGCTCTACAA GAAAATGGAAGAGATGCTAGATGCCTTTGCTGACAGAATATCTAAACCACGTCTCTGTTTGACAGACAAGATGCTAATCTCTTTGG CTGGTGGTTTAGGTCATGGACTGGCTCATGCGGTCTTTTTCTGCCTCAGCCTCCTAACTCCAGCATTTGGTCAAGCAACGTTTTATGTCGAGAGGTGCTCAAGGATGCCATTTTTTCTTGTGTCAG CAATTATTGCACTTGGGTTCTTGGTCATCCATACTTCCTTGATGGTTATTGCTTTTAATGGATATGGAGAGAGAAAGAAGAGGGACCAAATCTTTGTCCCAGTGGTTCACCTGATTGCTGCTGTGATG ACATTGATCAACCTTGTGCCAGGGGGTTGCCTTGTCGGTACACCTTTACTGTGCATAACGGCTGCGATGACCTTGTACTACTCCTGGCAAGTGGTGGGGCAGAGAATAACAGAGCACCAACATCGACAGTCTTAA
- the LOC125546190 gene encoding mitochondrial import inner membrane translocase subunit PAM16 like 2-like, whose product MAGRLLGQLLVMGGAVVGRAVVQAYRQAIVNAQRTGAAQEAVNGIRRASKAMTEQEARQILGISEKTSWEEIVKKYDTMFEKNAKSGSFYLQSKVHRAKECLESIYHDKPDIMN is encoded by the exons ATG GCAGGGCGGCTCCTCGGGCAACTCCTCGTCATGGGCGGCGCCGTCGTCGGCAGGGCCGTGGTGCAGGCCTACCGCCAGGCCATCGTCA ATGCACAGAGAACCGGAGCTGCCCAGGAAGCTGTGAATGGTATTCGAAGGGCTAGCAAGGCTATGACCGAGCAAGAAGCCCGGCAAATATTAGGTATCAGTGAAAAGACGAGTTGGGAAGAGATTGTCAAG AAGTATGATACGATGTTTGAGAAGAATGCCAAGAGCGGAAGCTTCTATCTCCAATCGAAAGTACACCGGGCCAAAGAATGTCTGGAGTCCATATACCATGATAAGCCCGACATAATGAACTGA